Below is a window of Phycisphaerae bacterium DNA.
GGTTACACTCTGTCACGAACGGCCTCCGTGCCTCGGCATGATTGCGTTGGAGCAAACCCTATCATACCAGGTTCGAAGGCCTTCCTTATGCGCGAATCAACGTCAACTCATGAAATATCCGGGCTAAGCAGCATAAAGCGGCAAAGAGCGGTTGACAACCGCAATCTGGACGCGATCATGGCCGGGAAACGTCGCTTCGGAGCATGGAGGCTGCCGTGCGATGGTCGGGATAGCCGTCGCGGCCCCTCTCATTCGGGTCCGCTTTGGAGGAACGGGATGGACGACCGGTGGCTCTCTGTCGACGAAATCTGCGCCCACCTCGGAATCAGCCGGGACACCATTTACAAGTGGATTGATCGCAAGGGAATGCCCGCCCACAGGGTCGGCCGCCTTTGGAAATTCAAAAAGGCCGAGGTCGACGATTGGGTGCGCGCCGGGGGCGGCAGCGAGAGCGAGCCCGCCGGTGCCAACGACGACGAAGCGCGGGACTGAACAGATACTCGGAGACGTGGCGAGATGCCGATGTCGACGACACGTTGGAAGACGATCGCACGGTCCGAGTTTCCTTGGGAACAGGAAGCCCTGGACTTCGTGCGCGCGCGACTTCCCGACCACGAACCGTACCGGGCTTGGTCAAACTTTGAGTTCATCGCCGACGATGGCAGTATCAACGAGGTTGACCTCCTGGTGTTCACGCCAGTCGGATTCTTCCTCGTTGAGATCAAGAGCAATCCAGGCAAACTCAGCGGCGATGCCCATACGTGGACTTGGAGTCACGAGGGCCGAACGAAGACTGTCGACAATCCACTATTTTTGGCGAATCAGAAGGCCAAGAAACTCGCTCGTTTGCTTCAACGCCAGAGGGCGTTCTCCAAGCACCGCGTACCCTTCCTCGAGCCCCTGATTTTCTGTTCGGCCGAGAATGTTGAGTGCCAACTGCAGGGCAACGCAGAATTCCATATACGCCTTCGCGATACGACAAATCGAGAAGGCATCATGGCCGCATTGATGCAACGCAAGTGTCCGGGGCTCTCCGAGTACCCACGCGGAACATTCAACCGGCCGATCGCGAAAGCGATCAGCCGAGCCTTCGAAGAAATCGGCATCAAACCCTCTCAACGTAGCCGGCGTGTTGGCGATTACGAGTTACACGAATTTCTGGATGAGGGCCCAGGGTTCCAGGACTTCCTGGGCAAGCACGTTGCCCTACCGGATACTGCGAGGCGCATCCGAATCTATCTCGCCGAATCAGGCACAAGCCCGGAACAGCGTAAGACTATTGAGCGCGCCGCCGAACGCGAGTTTCACCTGCTACAGGTTTTGGAACATCGTGGTGTATTGCGCGCCTTGGAATTCACCAACCATGAGCTCGGGCCGGCAATCATCTTCCAGCATTTCCCCGATGCGGTCCGTCTCGACCACTACCTTGTCGAGCAAAGGAATGACCTCACTGACGACCTGCGCTTAGAGCTGATGCGGCAGATCGCCGAGACCGTTCGATTCGCGCACGAGAAGCACGTAGTCCATCGTGCCCTAAGCCCTCAGGCGGTTCTCGTCGCCAGCGCCAACGGCGACAAGCCGCGTGTGATGATCACGAACTGGCAGCTGGGGTATCGCCAAGCGGCTGCTAGCCAGACGGCCATCACTCGCCCGGTGACTGCAACAATTCACATTGACG
It encodes the following:
- a CDS encoding helix-turn-helix domain-containing protein — encoded protein: MDDRWLSVDEICAHLGISRDTIYKWIDRKGMPAHRVGRLWKFKKAEVDDWVRAGGGSESEPAGANDDEARD